A section of the Pseudorasbora parva isolate DD20220531a chromosome 2, ASM2467924v1, whole genome shotgun sequence genome encodes:
- the nog1 gene encoding noggin-1 yields the protein MLRAIRTHLTASVKTQQTRRPCGWIDPPSDAPRIKFALDEVAKISVSRFSLRIIMDLQQCLVSVYLLLMSFAQCQHYYLLRPIPSDTLPLLELKEDPDPIYDPRERDLNETELRSVLGDFDSRFLSVGPPQDRYTGNEDLDELDLQPNPAGLMPKDIKNLDFDVQWGKKRKASKKLKRRLQMWLWSYSFCPVLYAWNDLGARFWPRFVRAGSCYSKRSCSVPEGMVCKPAKSTHITLLRWRCVQRRGALKCAWIPVQYPIITECKCSCAN from the coding sequence ATGCTGCGCGCGATTCGGACGCATTTAACAGCCTCGGTGAAAACCCAGCAGACGCGGAGACCTTGTGGATGGATCGATCCGCCGTCTGATGCACCTCGGATAAAGTTTGCATTGGATGAAGTCGCAAAGATAAGTGTGTCGAGATTTTCCCTTCGCATCATCATGGATCTCCAGCAGTGTTTGGTGTCCGTGTACCTGCTGCTGATGTCTTTCGCTCAGTGTCAGCACTATTACCTCCTCAGACCCATCCCGAGTGACACGCTACCCCTGCTGGAGCTGAAGGAGGACCCCGACCCCATCTACGACCCGCGGGAGAGGGATCTAAACGAGACCGAGCTGAGAAGCGTGCTCGGGGACTTTGACAGCCGCTTCCTCTCCGTCGGCCCTCCTCAGGACCGCTACACGGGCAACGAGGACCTGGACGAGCTGGACCTCCAGCCGAACCCCGCCGGACTGATGCCCAAAGACATCAAAAACCTAGACTTTGACGTGCAGTGGGGCAAGAAGCGCAAAGCCAGTAAGAAGCTGAAGCGCAGGCTGCAGATGTGGCTTTGGTCCTACTCTTTCTGCCCGGTGCTGTACGCGTGGAACGACCTCGGCGCGCGCTTCTGGCCGCGCTTCGTCCGCGCGGGGAGCTGCTACAGTAAGCGCTCGTGCTCGGTACCGGAGGGGATGGTGTGCAAACCGGCCAAATCCACGCACATCACGCTCCTGCGGTGGAGATGCGTTCAGAGGAGAGGCGCGCTCAAGTGCGCGTGGATACCGGTGCAGTATCCCATCATAACCGAGTGCAAATGCTCGTGCGCGAACTGA